One window of Acanthochromis polyacanthus isolate Apoly-LR-REF ecotype Palm Island chromosome 19, KAUST_Apoly_ChrSc, whole genome shotgun sequence genomic DNA carries:
- the wdr90 gene encoding WD repeat-containing protein 90 isoform X3, with protein MASKGWQQPYVNIFKHVKVEDWRRSAKEGDVSSYTDKKLKCTVYRIRGPVPANSYILVPKVINQSLGLTGHFFYLLFRPTPGKYFVVHLDVAAEEGQVIRISFSNMFKEFKSTATWLQFPFLCGAAKDSVYESTSKSAKHGLVGPAPTSVRWTCLMLDLQYTLSVYLNRCYSHLKSVKLCANMAVKNMFTTDLLLDPGISFSEAKLMGLASSLGTGPMPREMSFPVPKGGHWHDLYDYIKFPSGGTKLPFDSIQKASPQPEARSASNQRSPEREGSRCVNLSKAVQDRVSLIQQITNPKLLKRNHTPVVANVPELDVVPRDLLSHSDDQQQESPCSSSHQLTSRPPADPDDGGVHVYVHPEDFFSQYEGESEEEFACTPAPRPVSLLSSHKTKQQKLLPDPILRLSRIIGFGGATTKCVLWTKSGDAVVYPCHAIIVSMKTSSNQQRFFIGHTDKVSALAFNGNTTLLASAQTGNNSVVRVWNYHKGNCLAMFRVHAHSLSCLSFSRGGGILCGVGKDNHNKTMVVVWNTLNVGKGGEVTILAKAHTDVDIHTMKVTFFDDTRLVSCGRDNIRLWRVRNGMLRSCPVSLGEYHSMDFTDVAFEEGSSSDQHLDDRTLFVSSRSGHIFEIDYSRVAIRNVRRLLPAQQQHADRREKWSFNTGPGIAINSISVSSSFCATGSEDGFLRLWPHDFSAVFLEAEHEGPVSVVSASFDSLHVLAATSTGNLGFLDVSSRGYNTLMRSHTDTVLGFSIDGVHRHLTTASSDGTVRIWNMDSLHQLYDFVSEDSPCSVAFHPSEQIFCCGFTSGIVRVFDISSAKLLAEHKQHRGEVVGLAFSPDGEFMYSADSQGSLALYNSSEEDHNVIKVACNVVARGTERAPDALSVSSDSCCLAFVGPSEYIVTIADARSLDELLHVDVSILDVESSRLDSALKVCFSPASTEHLLVTTSANKILWVSTKTGRLLREVSKVHKHQCSSLAVSEDSRFLLTAGHNAVKVWDYNMQHDANSQMFIGHSQPIRQVSFTPDQLGVVSVGDAIFLWDFLANPVDFLTDSCSPLKVGYISTSKTDTDASGIQLSNGMPRQTAPLPSSPPRLYISTIDQVDQELIPAIPAEESGPGSSSGPATSFLKVTDLLHTSPLNTNDMDAVKLKQKKPVRPDCYRHFIPRFKTSSLDQAVVAPQPQEEGIKLKAVIGYNGNGRGNMVWSPDQGLFAYSCGCVVVVEYLDTGRQRHFQGHSEEISCLAVTNDAQCGVQLVMLLQTVASAAGGSNGNKSLICIWDIRKGICRSTISYHRGAVQCLAFSRDDRFLLSVGDFSDPEVALWSTKNFKLLSSVNVSGPIHDAAFSPSTHSQMACVGSQGAYFCLIHSQGLDVELKVQRVKAPVEVGDVELTALCYHRESLLFTGTNRGHVCVWDVDMQRCFMTWEADEGEIGVLLCRGNRLLTGSNTRWLRQWEVEAVQDMKPQEKVSSVEDSGKTVVLEQEVMLDGTIVSAAFDNTADMGIVGTTAGTLWYINWADSSNIRLVSGHKTKVNDVVFSFDESHFATCSEDGSVRVWSTSSYELVVQFQVLNQACGCVCWSPSSSKDSTCVAAGYSDGTLRIFRLASTEMELKLHPHQVAVTAVQYSANARVILSAGKNGLVAVSSPVDGGTIRVIRDHKGATITTIQCVHEQCEKFGLEGNEMWLAASADRRVSVWASDWLKDKCDLLDWLTFPAPAYFAGDSLPPSLAAFCPADCSLVVYTGYGVEKELSFYSLTKKQIIKKIALPHWATCISLSSKSQLVAVGSNERVLKLLQSTNGRFQDFLQHSDSLQTCHFSPSGTLLFSVAYNEILLWEVKGL; from the exons GGATGTTGCTGCAGAG GAGGGCCAGGTGATCCGGATATCCTTTTCCAACATGTTCAAAGAGTTTAAATCGACAGCTACGTGGCTTCAGTTTCCTTTCCTGTGCGGGGCTGCAAAGGATTCAGTGTATGAAAGCACTTCCAAATCTGCAAAACATG GCTTGGTGGGTCCAGCTCCCACCTCAGTGCGTTGGACCTGCCTGATGCTGGATCTGCAGTACACACTTTCCGTCTACCTCAACCGCTGCTACAGTCACCTGAAGAGCGTTAAGCTTTGTGCCAACATGGCCGTGAAGAACATGTTTACCACTGACCTGCTGCTAGATCCAG GAATTTCCTTCAGTGAAGCCAAGCTAATGGGCCTGGCCTCTTCTCTGGGAACGGGCCCCATGCCCAGAGAAATGTCATTTCCTGTGCCCAAGGGAGGCCACTGGCATGACCTCTATGATTACATCAA ATTTCCCTCGGGAGGAACAAAGTTACCATTTGACTCCATTCAAAAAGCCAGTCCACAGCCAGAGGCTA GATCTGCCTCCAACCAAAGAAGCCCTGAGAGGGAGGGGTCTCGCTGTGTCAACCTCAGTAAAGCAGTTCAAGACCGCGTGTCGCTCATCCAGCAAATCACCAATCCAAAACTA CTGAAAAGGAATCACACCCCTGTGGTAGCTAATGTACCTGAGTTGGATGTAGTCCCCAGAGACCTGCTCTCCCATAGTGATGACCAGCAGCAGGAGTCACCGTGCTCCAGTTCACATCAGCTGACATCCAGGCCACCCGCCGATCCTGATGATGGCGGAGTTCATGTGTATGTGCATCCCGAGGATTTCTTCAGCCAGTATGAAGGGGAAAGTGAAGAAGAG TTTGCGTGCACTCCAGCCCCCCGTCCTGTCTCCCTGCTGTCATCCCACAAAACCAAACAGCAG AAGCTGCTGCCGGACCCCATTCTCAGGCTCAGTCGAATCATCGGCTTTGGAGGAGCCACTACTAAATGC GTGCTGTGGACCAAATCTGGTGATGCAGTGGTGTATCCTTGTCATGCAATTATCGTCTCCATGAAGACATCCTCTAATCAGCAGAGGTTCTTCATCGGCCACACCGATAAG GTGTCTGCGCTGGCTTTTAACGGCAACACAACTCTCCTGGCTTCAGCACAAACCGGCAACAATAGTGTAGTTCGAGTATGGAACTACCACAAAGGGAACTGCTTGGCCATGTTCAGGGTTCACGCTCATTCATTGTCCTGTCTTAG CTTCTCACGTGGCGGTGGCATTCTCTGTGGAGTTGGGAAAGAtaaccacaacaaaaca ATGGTGGTGGTGTGGAACACTCTGAATGTTGGTAAAGGTGGAGAAGTGACCATCTTAGCCAAAGCACACACAGATGTGGACATTCACACCATGAAGGTCACCTTTTTCGATGACACAAG GTTGGTGTCATGCGGTCGGGACAATATTCGTCTGTGGCGAGTGCGAAATGGGATGCTGCGCTCCTGTCCAGTCAGCCTGGGTGAATACCACTCAATGGACTTTACCGATGTGGCCTTTGAGGAGGGAAGCTCTTCTGACCAGCATCTTGATGATCGAACACT ATTTGTCAGCAGTCGGAGTGGCCACATCTTTGAGATTGACTACAGCAGGGTTGCCATTAGAAATGTGAGGAGACTATTGCCTGCgcagcagcagcatgcagaCCGCAGGGAGAAGTGGAGTTTTAACACAG GTCCAGGCATTGCCATCAACAGCATCAGTGTCTCCTCCTCATTCTGTGCCACAGGCTCTGAAGACGGCTTCCTACGACTCTGGCCCCATGATTTTTCTGCCGTCTTCCTGGAGGCTG AGCATGAGGGACCTGTGAGCGTGGTGTCAGCCTCATTTGACAGCCTTCACGTCCTGGCAGCCACCTCTACTGGTAACCTTGGTTTCCTTGATGTGAGCAGCCGTGGTTATAACACACTGATGaggtcacacacagacactgtgCTTGGATTCAGCATAGACGGCGTTCATCGGCATCTCACAACAGCCTCGTCTGACGGCACAGTGCGCATTTGGAATATGGATTCTTTGCATCAG TTGTATGATTTTGTGTCCGAGGACAGCCCCTGCTCTGTGGCCTTCCATCCAAGTGAGCAGATCTTCTGCTGTGGCTTCACCTCCGGCATCGTCAGGGTTTTTGACATCTCCAGTGCAAAGCTGCTGGCTGAACATAA GCAGCACAGAGGTGAAGTGGTGGGTCTTGCCTTCTCTCCGGATGGGGAGTTCATGTACAGTGCTGACTCCCAGGGTTCTCTGGCACTTTATAACTCCTCCGAGGAAGATCACAATGTGATCAAAGTTGCGT GTAATGTGGTGGCCCGTGGCACTGAGCGTGCTCCAGACGCTCTCTCAGTCAGCAGTGACAGCTGCTGTCTGGCCTTTGTTGGTCCCTCGGAGTACATAGTTACCATCGCTGATGCACGATCTCTCGATGAG TTGCTACATGTAGATGTGAGTATTTTGGACGTTGAGAGCTCCCGTCTGGATTCTGCACTGAAGGTCTGCTTCTCTCCGGCCTCTACCGAACACTTGTTAGTTACCACATCTGCTAACAAGATCCTCTGGGTTAGCACTAAGACAGGCCGTCTGCTAAGAGAG GTTTCCAAGGTACACAAACACCAGTGCTCGTCTCTGGCTGTCAGTGAGGACAGTAGATTCCTGCTGACAGCTGGACACAACGCTGTCAAAGTGTGGGACTACAACATGCAGCACGATGCAAACTCACAG ATGTTCATCGGTCACAGTCAGCCCATTCGCCAAGTCAGTTTCACTCCTGATCAGCTGGGCGTAGTCTCGGTCGGAGACGCCATATTTCTTTGGGACTTCCTGGCAAATCCAGTAGACTTTTTGACTGACAGCTG TTCACCTCTCAAAGTCGGCTACATCTCGACTAGTAAAACAG ACACTGATGCAAGTGGAATCCAGCTGTCCAATGGGATGCCTCGGCAGACAGCGCCCCTGCCTTCCTCACCACCACGACTTTACATCAGCACCATTGACCAAGTCGACCAAGAAC TAATCCCAGCCATCCCAGCTGAGGAATCTGGTCCAGGTTCTTCCTCTGGTCCTGCCACCTCCTTCCTCAAAGTCACAGACCTCCTCCACACGTCTCCCCTGAACACCAATGATATGGACGCTG ttaAGTTGAAACAGAAGAAGCCTGTACGTCCAGATTGTTACAGGCACTTCATCCCACGTTTCAAGACCTCCTCTCTTGATCAG GCTGTTGTAGCTCCACAACCACAAGAAGAGGGCATAAAACTGAAAGCAGTTATTGGCTACAATGGCAACGGACGTGGCAACATGGTGTGGAGCCCTGATCAAG GTTTATTTGCATACTCTTGCGgctgtgtggtggtggtggagtaCCTCGATACAGGGCGCCAGAGACACTTTCAGGGCCACAGCGAGGAGATCTCTTGTCTGGCAGTCACAAATGATGCGCAG TGTGGGGTGCAGCTGGTGATGTTGCTGCAG ACGGTGGCATCGGCAGCTGGCGGCAGTAACGGCAACAAGAGCCTCATCTGCATTTGGGACATACGGAAAGGAATCTGTCGTAGCACCATCTCCTACCACAGGGGGGCTGTCCAGTGTCTTGCTTTTTCCAGGGATGACCGTTTTTTACTTTCTGTTG GAGACTTCTCTGACCCAGAGGTGGCTCTGTGGAGCACAAAGAACTTTAAGCTGTTGTCTAGCGTAAATGTGTCAGGTCCAATCCATGATGCCGCCTTCAGCCCTTCAACTCACAGCCAAATGGCCTGTGTGGGAAGTCAAGGTGCTTACTTCTGCCTCATCCACTCACAGGGCCTGGATGTAGAGCTCAAG GTCCAGAGGGTGAAAGCACCTGTGGAGGTGGGTGATGTGGAGCTGACTGCTCTTTGCTACCATAGGGAGTCCTTATTGTTCACTGGCACAAATCGAGGACATGTTTGCGTCTGGGACGTCGATATGCAGCGATGCTTCATGACCTGGGAAGCCGATGAGGGAGAGATCG GAGTCTTGTTGTGTCGAGGGAACCGTCTGTTGACAGGCAGCAACACCCGCTGGTTGAGGCAGTGGGAGGTAGAAGCTGTGCAGGACATGAAGCCTCAGGAAAAGGTTTCCAGTGTAGAAGACAG TGGGAAAACCGTGGTGCTGGAACAAGAGGTAATGCTGGACGGGACGATAGTCAGTGCAGCGTTTGATAACACAGCGGACATGGGCATCGTTGGCACCACAGCTGGAACCCTCTGGTACATCAACTGGGCAGACAGCAGCAACATCCGACTGGTCAGCGGGCACAAGACCAAG GTGAACGATGTAGTTTTTAGCTTTGAtgagagccattttgccacctGCAGCGAGGACGGCAGTGTGAGAGTGTGGTCAACCTCGAGCTACGAACTGGTGGTGCAGTTCCAGGTTCTCAACCAG GCCTGCGGCTGTGTGTGCTGGAGCCCTTCCTCTAGTAAAGACAGCACATGTGTGGCTGCAGGATACAGTGATGGAACCCTGAGGATCTTCCGGCTCGCCTCGACAGAGATGGAGCTGAAGCTTCATCCCCATCAGGTGGCTGTCACTGCCGTCCAGTACTCTGCTAACG CTCGCGTAATCCTTTCAGCGGGGAAGAATGGTTTGGTAGCTGTCAGCAGCCCAGTAGATGGAGGAACTATCCGTGTAATCAGGGACCACAAAGGAGCGACGATTACCACAATTCAGTGTGTGCATGAACAG TGTGAGAAGTTTGGACTGGAAGGAAACGAAATGTGGTTGGCTGCCAGTGCGGACAGACGAGTCAGTGTGTGGGCTTCCGATTGGCTGAAGGACAAATGCGACCTGCTCGACTGGCTGACATTTCCTGCTCCAGCCTATTTTGCG GGTGACAGCCTGCCGCCCAGCTTGGCAGCCTTCTGTCCAGCAGACTGTAGCCTGGTGGTCTACACTGGCTACGGGGTGGAGAAAGAGCTGTCTTTTTACAGCCTGACTAAAAAACAG ataaTAAAAAAGATTGCCCTTCCACACTGGGCCACATGCATCAGCCTCTCTTCTAAGAGTCAACTGGTAGCTGTGGGATCAAACG AGCGCGTGCTGAAGCTGCTCCAGTCAACCAACGGCAGGTTTCAGGACTTCTTGCAGCACAGCGACTCACTGCAGACCTGTCACTTCTCCCCCTCTGGGACGCTTCTCTTCTCTGTGGCTTATAATGAGATCCTGCTGTGGGAGGTGAAGGGCCTCTGA
- the wdr90 gene encoding WD repeat-containing protein 90 isoform X1: MASKGWQQPYVNIFKHVKVEDWRRSAKEGDVSSYTDKKLKCTVYRIRGPVPANSYILVPKVINQSLGLTGHFFYLLFRPTPGKYFVVHLDVAAEEGQVIRISFSNMFKEFKSTATWLQFPFLCGAAKDSVYESTSKSAKHGLVGPAPTSVRWTCLMLDLQYTLSVYLNRCYSHLKSVKLCANMAVKNMFTTDLLLDPGISFSEAKLMGLASSLGTGPMPREMSFPVPKGGHWHDLYDYIKFPSGGTKLPFDSIQKASPQPEARSASNQRSPEREGSRCVNLSKAVQDRVSLIQQITNPKLLKRNHTPVVANVPELDVVPRDLLSHSDDQQQESPCSSSHQLTSRPPADPDDGGVHVYVHPEDFFSQYEGESEEEFACTPAPRPVSLLSSHKTKQQKLLPDPILRLSRIIGFGGATTKCVLWTKSGDAVVYPCHAIIVSMKTSSNQQRFFIGHTDKVSALAFNGNTTLLASAQTGNNSVVRVWNYHKGNCLAMFRVHAHSLSCLSFSRGGGILCGVGKDNHNKTMVVVWNTLNVGKGGEVTILAKAHTDVDIHTMKVTFFDDTRLVSCGRDNIRLWRVRNGMLRSCPVSLGEYHSMDFTDVAFEEGSSSDQHLDDRTLFVSSRSGHIFEIDYSRVAIRNVRRLLPAQQQHADRREKWSFNTGPGIAINSISVSSSFCATGSEDGFLRLWPHDFSAVFLEAEHEGPVSVVSASFDSLHVLAATSTGNLGFLDVSSRGYNTLMRSHTDTVLGFSIDGVHRHLTTASSDGTVRIWNMDSLHQLYDFVSEDSPCSVAFHPSEQIFCCGFTSGIVRVFDISSAKLLAEHKQHRGEVVGLAFSPDGEFMYSADSQGSLALYNSSEEDHNVIKVACNVVARGTERAPDALSVSSDSCCLAFVGPSEYIVTIADARSLDELLHVDVSILDVESSRLDSALKVCFSPASTEHLLVTTSANKILWVSTKTGRLLREVSKVHKHQCSSLAVSEDSRFLLTAGHNAVKVWDYNMQHDANSQMFIGHSQPIRQVSFTPDQLGVVSVGDAIFLWDFLANPVDFLTDSCSPLKVGYISTSKTDTDASGIQLSNGMPRQTAPLPSSPPRLYISTIDQVDQEPLGSLSFCDDTPVIPAIPAEESGPGSSSGPATSFLKVTDLLHTSPLNTNDMDAVKLKQKKPVRPDCYRHFIPRFKTSSLDQAVVAPQPQEEGIKLKAVIGYNGNGRGNMVWSPDQGLFAYSCGCVVVVEYLDTGRQRHFQGHSEEISCLAVTNDAQCGVQLVMLLQTVASAAGGSNGNKSLICIWDIRKGICRSTISYHRGAVQCLAFSRDDRFLLSVGDFSDPEVALWSTKNFKLLSSVNVSGPIHDAAFSPSTHSQMACVGSQGAYFCLIHSQGLDVELKVQRVKAPVEVGDVELTALCYHRESLLFTGTNRGHVCVWDVDMQRCFMTWEADEGEIGVLLCRGNRLLTGSNTRWLRQWEVEAVQDMKPQEKVSSVEDSGKTVVLEQEVMLDGTIVSAAFDNTADMGIVGTTAGTLWYINWADSSNIRLVSGHKTKVNDVVFSFDESHFATCSEDGSVRVWSTSSYELVVQFQVLNQACGCVCWSPSSSKDSTCVAAGYSDGTLRIFRLASTEMELKLHPHQVAVTAVQYSANARVILSAGKNGLVAVSSPVDGGTIRVIRDHKGATITTIQCVHEQCEKFGLEGNEMWLAASADRRVSVWASDWLKDKCDLLDWLTFPAPAYFAGDSLPPSLAAFCPADCSLVVYTGYGVEKELSFYSLTKKQIIKKIALPHWATCISLSSKSQLVAVGSNERVLKLLQSTNGRFQDFLQHSDSLQTCHFSPSGTLLFSVAYNEILLWEVKGL, encoded by the exons GGATGTTGCTGCAGAG GAGGGCCAGGTGATCCGGATATCCTTTTCCAACATGTTCAAAGAGTTTAAATCGACAGCTACGTGGCTTCAGTTTCCTTTCCTGTGCGGGGCTGCAAAGGATTCAGTGTATGAAAGCACTTCCAAATCTGCAAAACATG GCTTGGTGGGTCCAGCTCCCACCTCAGTGCGTTGGACCTGCCTGATGCTGGATCTGCAGTACACACTTTCCGTCTACCTCAACCGCTGCTACAGTCACCTGAAGAGCGTTAAGCTTTGTGCCAACATGGCCGTGAAGAACATGTTTACCACTGACCTGCTGCTAGATCCAG GAATTTCCTTCAGTGAAGCCAAGCTAATGGGCCTGGCCTCTTCTCTGGGAACGGGCCCCATGCCCAGAGAAATGTCATTTCCTGTGCCCAAGGGAGGCCACTGGCATGACCTCTATGATTACATCAA ATTTCCCTCGGGAGGAACAAAGTTACCATTTGACTCCATTCAAAAAGCCAGTCCACAGCCAGAGGCTA GATCTGCCTCCAACCAAAGAAGCCCTGAGAGGGAGGGGTCTCGCTGTGTCAACCTCAGTAAAGCAGTTCAAGACCGCGTGTCGCTCATCCAGCAAATCACCAATCCAAAACTA CTGAAAAGGAATCACACCCCTGTGGTAGCTAATGTACCTGAGTTGGATGTAGTCCCCAGAGACCTGCTCTCCCATAGTGATGACCAGCAGCAGGAGTCACCGTGCTCCAGTTCACATCAGCTGACATCCAGGCCACCCGCCGATCCTGATGATGGCGGAGTTCATGTGTATGTGCATCCCGAGGATTTCTTCAGCCAGTATGAAGGGGAAAGTGAAGAAGAG TTTGCGTGCACTCCAGCCCCCCGTCCTGTCTCCCTGCTGTCATCCCACAAAACCAAACAGCAG AAGCTGCTGCCGGACCCCATTCTCAGGCTCAGTCGAATCATCGGCTTTGGAGGAGCCACTACTAAATGC GTGCTGTGGACCAAATCTGGTGATGCAGTGGTGTATCCTTGTCATGCAATTATCGTCTCCATGAAGACATCCTCTAATCAGCAGAGGTTCTTCATCGGCCACACCGATAAG GTGTCTGCGCTGGCTTTTAACGGCAACACAACTCTCCTGGCTTCAGCACAAACCGGCAACAATAGTGTAGTTCGAGTATGGAACTACCACAAAGGGAACTGCTTGGCCATGTTCAGGGTTCACGCTCATTCATTGTCCTGTCTTAG CTTCTCACGTGGCGGTGGCATTCTCTGTGGAGTTGGGAAAGAtaaccacaacaaaaca ATGGTGGTGGTGTGGAACACTCTGAATGTTGGTAAAGGTGGAGAAGTGACCATCTTAGCCAAAGCACACACAGATGTGGACATTCACACCATGAAGGTCACCTTTTTCGATGACACAAG GTTGGTGTCATGCGGTCGGGACAATATTCGTCTGTGGCGAGTGCGAAATGGGATGCTGCGCTCCTGTCCAGTCAGCCTGGGTGAATACCACTCAATGGACTTTACCGATGTGGCCTTTGAGGAGGGAAGCTCTTCTGACCAGCATCTTGATGATCGAACACT ATTTGTCAGCAGTCGGAGTGGCCACATCTTTGAGATTGACTACAGCAGGGTTGCCATTAGAAATGTGAGGAGACTATTGCCTGCgcagcagcagcatgcagaCCGCAGGGAGAAGTGGAGTTTTAACACAG GTCCAGGCATTGCCATCAACAGCATCAGTGTCTCCTCCTCATTCTGTGCCACAGGCTCTGAAGACGGCTTCCTACGACTCTGGCCCCATGATTTTTCTGCCGTCTTCCTGGAGGCTG AGCATGAGGGACCTGTGAGCGTGGTGTCAGCCTCATTTGACAGCCTTCACGTCCTGGCAGCCACCTCTACTGGTAACCTTGGTTTCCTTGATGTGAGCAGCCGTGGTTATAACACACTGATGaggtcacacacagacactgtgCTTGGATTCAGCATAGACGGCGTTCATCGGCATCTCACAACAGCCTCGTCTGACGGCACAGTGCGCATTTGGAATATGGATTCTTTGCATCAG TTGTATGATTTTGTGTCCGAGGACAGCCCCTGCTCTGTGGCCTTCCATCCAAGTGAGCAGATCTTCTGCTGTGGCTTCACCTCCGGCATCGTCAGGGTTTTTGACATCTCCAGTGCAAAGCTGCTGGCTGAACATAA GCAGCACAGAGGTGAAGTGGTGGGTCTTGCCTTCTCTCCGGATGGGGAGTTCATGTACAGTGCTGACTCCCAGGGTTCTCTGGCACTTTATAACTCCTCCGAGGAAGATCACAATGTGATCAAAGTTGCGT GTAATGTGGTGGCCCGTGGCACTGAGCGTGCTCCAGACGCTCTCTCAGTCAGCAGTGACAGCTGCTGTCTGGCCTTTGTTGGTCCCTCGGAGTACATAGTTACCATCGCTGATGCACGATCTCTCGATGAG TTGCTACATGTAGATGTGAGTATTTTGGACGTTGAGAGCTCCCGTCTGGATTCTGCACTGAAGGTCTGCTTCTCTCCGGCCTCTACCGAACACTTGTTAGTTACCACATCTGCTAACAAGATCCTCTGGGTTAGCACTAAGACAGGCCGTCTGCTAAGAGAG GTTTCCAAGGTACACAAACACCAGTGCTCGTCTCTGGCTGTCAGTGAGGACAGTAGATTCCTGCTGACAGCTGGACACAACGCTGTCAAAGTGTGGGACTACAACATGCAGCACGATGCAAACTCACAG ATGTTCATCGGTCACAGTCAGCCCATTCGCCAAGTCAGTTTCACTCCTGATCAGCTGGGCGTAGTCTCGGTCGGAGACGCCATATTTCTTTGGGACTTCCTGGCAAATCCAGTAGACTTTTTGACTGACAGCTG TTCACCTCTCAAAGTCGGCTACATCTCGACTAGTAAAACAG ACACTGATGCAAGTGGAATCCAGCTGTCCAATGGGATGCCTCGGCAGACAGCGCCCCTGCCTTCCTCACCACCACGACTTTACATCAGCACCATTGACCAAGTCGACCAAGAAC CTTTGGGGtccttgtctttttgtgatgacaCTCCAGTAATCCCAGCCATCCCAGCTGAGGAATCTGGTCCAGGTTCTTCCTCTGGTCCTGCCACCTCCTTCCTCAAAGTCACAGACCTCCTCCACACGTCTCCCCTGAACACCAATGATATGGACGCTG ttaAGTTGAAACAGAAGAAGCCTGTACGTCCAGATTGTTACAGGCACTTCATCCCACGTTTCAAGACCTCCTCTCTTGATCAG GCTGTTGTAGCTCCACAACCACAAGAAGAGGGCATAAAACTGAAAGCAGTTATTGGCTACAATGGCAACGGACGTGGCAACATGGTGTGGAGCCCTGATCAAG GTTTATTTGCATACTCTTGCGgctgtgtggtggtggtggagtaCCTCGATACAGGGCGCCAGAGACACTTTCAGGGCCACAGCGAGGAGATCTCTTGTCTGGCAGTCACAAATGATGCGCAG TGTGGGGTGCAGCTGGTGATGTTGCTGCAG ACGGTGGCATCGGCAGCTGGCGGCAGTAACGGCAACAAGAGCCTCATCTGCATTTGGGACATACGGAAAGGAATCTGTCGTAGCACCATCTCCTACCACAGGGGGGCTGTCCAGTGTCTTGCTTTTTCCAGGGATGACCGTTTTTTACTTTCTGTTG GAGACTTCTCTGACCCAGAGGTGGCTCTGTGGAGCACAAAGAACTTTAAGCTGTTGTCTAGCGTAAATGTGTCAGGTCCAATCCATGATGCCGCCTTCAGCCCTTCAACTCACAGCCAAATGGCCTGTGTGGGAAGTCAAGGTGCTTACTTCTGCCTCATCCACTCACAGGGCCTGGATGTAGAGCTCAAG GTCCAGAGGGTGAAAGCACCTGTGGAGGTGGGTGATGTGGAGCTGACTGCTCTTTGCTACCATAGGGAGTCCTTATTGTTCACTGGCACAAATCGAGGACATGTTTGCGTCTGGGACGTCGATATGCAGCGATGCTTCATGACCTGGGAAGCCGATGAGGGAGAGATCG GAGTCTTGTTGTGTCGAGGGAACCGTCTGTTGACAGGCAGCAACACCCGCTGGTTGAGGCAGTGGGAGGTAGAAGCTGTGCAGGACATGAAGCCTCAGGAAAAGGTTTCCAGTGTAGAAGACAG TGGGAAAACCGTGGTGCTGGAACAAGAGGTAATGCTGGACGGGACGATAGTCAGTGCAGCGTTTGATAACACAGCGGACATGGGCATCGTTGGCACCACAGCTGGAACCCTCTGGTACATCAACTGGGCAGACAGCAGCAACATCCGACTGGTCAGCGGGCACAAGACCAAG GTGAACGATGTAGTTTTTAGCTTTGAtgagagccattttgccacctGCAGCGAGGACGGCAGTGTGAGAGTGTGGTCAACCTCGAGCTACGAACTGGTGGTGCAGTTCCAGGTTCTCAACCAG GCCTGCGGCTGTGTGTGCTGGAGCCCTTCCTCTAGTAAAGACAGCACATGTGTGGCTGCAGGATACAGTGATGGAACCCTGAGGATCTTCCGGCTCGCCTCGACAGAGATGGAGCTGAAGCTTCATCCCCATCAGGTGGCTGTCACTGCCGTCCAGTACTCTGCTAACG CTCGCGTAATCCTTTCAGCGGGGAAGAATGGTTTGGTAGCTGTCAGCAGCCCAGTAGATGGAGGAACTATCCGTGTAATCAGGGACCACAAAGGAGCGACGATTACCACAATTCAGTGTGTGCATGAACAG TGTGAGAAGTTTGGACTGGAAGGAAACGAAATGTGGTTGGCTGCCAGTGCGGACAGACGAGTCAGTGTGTGGGCTTCCGATTGGCTGAAGGACAAATGCGACCTGCTCGACTGGCTGACATTTCCTGCTCCAGCCTATTTTGCG GGTGACAGCCTGCCGCCCAGCTTGGCAGCCTTCTGTCCAGCAGACTGTAGCCTGGTGGTCTACACTGGCTACGGGGTGGAGAAAGAGCTGTCTTTTTACAGCCTGACTAAAAAACAG ataaTAAAAAAGATTGCCCTTCCACACTGGGCCACATGCATCAGCCTCTCTTCTAAGAGTCAACTGGTAGCTGTGGGATCAAACG AGCGCGTGCTGAAGCTGCTCCAGTCAACCAACGGCAGGTTTCAGGACTTCTTGCAGCACAGCGACTCACTGCAGACCTGTCACTTCTCCCCCTCTGGGACGCTTCTCTTCTCTGTGGCTTATAATGAGATCCTGCTGTGGGAGGTGAAGGGCCTCTGA